One Coffea eugenioides isolate CCC68of chromosome 2, Ceug_1.0, whole genome shotgun sequence genomic window, TTACACTGGTCCAGATTCTGGGTCAGTCATCCTTATGTGCATTGAGGTGCTGAGAAGGGTTACTGGAAAGCATGCTCTCTTTCAAATGGATGCCTCCTATGTTGGGCAGTCCTTAAACATACCTGCAGCATTATTCCAAAATCTCCTTCTGCTTCAACACTCCGATTCTTATTCTTCAACTACTTCAAAGACCACAGATACTTGCTCCCTAAAAATCACAAGTGGCCGTATCTTAGACGGAAGGTATTCCTTGGACCTATATGCTGCATGCTGCCGATTATTGTGCTCCCTTGTTAAGCATCATGGAAGGTATGCAAAAACTTCCTATATTCTTGGTTCAAATGGTCCTAGAAATCTGCCTTAATCCCTTTTTATTGGCTAATCAATTTTGCTATCCCGGTTCTGTTGATCTTTAGTGAGACTCAGCGATGCGCTGCTCTTCTCGAACACTCAGTCAGTATTCTTCTTCATTGCTTGGAGATGGTGAATATCGATCCAATTGTGAGAGGAGggaattttgcatgggaagtgCAAGAGGGTGTTAAATGTGCCTGCTGTCTGAGAAGAGTATATGAAGAGGTATGTGTATATGTGTGTGCGTGTACTACTCAGGGATAAATTGCTCTCAAGTAACTCTGTGGATAAATTGATTCTTATATTCCATGCACTAGAAAGATTGTACTTTTCCGAGCGTTTTAGGCATGCTGCAAGATATTTCAACCTGTTCAGGGTTTGcaattttaattttagttcatgTTCCAAATCCCTATGCTTTTGCCATTTTCCAAATCCCTAATTCTTTTACTAAAAAGAAAAGATCTTGTCCAAATGCCTTgttgaccccaaaaaaaaaaaaaaaatgctgctATACTCTGAATTTTAGCTAGACCTTGGAACTTGAATGGAGAGCAAGCTAAATTACTTGATGCATGTTCAATTGCATATACTGGTCTCACCCACATTAAATAACAATtgccatttcaaaaaaaaaggaaaaagaaaaagagaagttAACTGGttattttttccttgttttgCAGATAAGGCAGCAGAAGGATAGCCTTGGTCGCTACTGTTTTCAATATTTATCCTGTTACATATGGGTCTACTGTGGATTTGGTCCTTTTAAAACCGGCATCAGGAGGTGATTCCTGGTGTCTTACGTTCACTTCGCGGTCTACTATCCTGATCATTAGGAATCTGAATTTTAACATCAATTATGGATGATATTTGCATCTGTCCAACTTTTACATTGTACATGCCTTGCACTCACAGCAAAATGGTTGAACTTGTCAACAGGGAAATTGATGAAGCTTTGAGACCTGGTGTATACGCTCTGATTGATGCTTGTTCAGCAGATCAGCTTCAGCACCTTCACTCAGTATTTGGAGGTGAgacaaccttttttttttttgtttgagaaCTATAAAGGGGCTAGTTGCTTCGAATCTAACTTTCTTATTCTACTGGCCTGTAGAGGGTCCTTGCAGAAGCGCTCTGGCAATCTTGCAGAATGATTACAAGTTATATTTCCAGTACGAAGGAAAAGTCTGAACTCAGGTTCTTCTGGTGGAAAAGGCTCGTATATTTGGACAGAGTGGTGTTCCTCGAGGGCTTGCTGGTTGGATAAGCAAACAAAATTTTGCTTTTACCTGTTCGTCATTTTTCGCGtgtgtgtacatatatataGTTTCTAGTGTCCGCTGACATTTAGGGGCCAAGACAGCAGCATGCCTAAATTCCGCTTACTAGTGTCCTTGCATGGACATATGGGCCTGAGGAGGCCCAATTTTTTGTTAGACTTGGTAATTGGATTCATTCGTCATTGGTTTCGAATCATTCCGAGTGGATCTCTAATCAGCACTGTTTGGTAAACCAAATTTCCATTAACTTGCTATTCAAACACGCGCGCGCACAATTATTACCACCATTTTTGCGTTAAAACATTTGTATGGTTCAATTCTGCTTTGTTAGCTCCTCAGCTTCTCTTAACCAATTAATTAGACACTGGTTAGACGACCCACTTACGCTGCAGctgcttcaaaaaaaaaaaagtactattagatttttttttttttttcaatttggaaaaaaaataagggCTTGTTTGAAGTGCCCTGAAATCAGGGACCAAAAGATGGGGATATAGTTTGCTTTCAAACTGGGCCACTCCAACAACTGCCAATCAGGACCTGCAAAGTGGACCGTGACACATTAAATTACGTTGACGGGCCATTGATGAGTGATGAGCATGACTGATCCCCACAAATTAGGAAACCATTTTCTAGCCAGGAAAAAAGTACCTTTCACTCaacctaccaaaaaaaaaagtaatttttaaaaaaggaaATTAACTTAAGTTCTCTATTCCAAATGGTGATGATCAAGAAGTCGCCAAAAACAAACTGTACGGTTCTAAACTTTTCGTACACATTACCCCACTTAATTTCAGTAGGCGCTCTCACACTGCATCAGACATCCCCTTTATAGTCAAGTGCTGCTAATTGGGCAACAACTAGGACCAGCAGACTAGCAGTACAATAAGATTAAGTCACGTACCCCTTCAATCCCCAACGACCTCCTGAATTTGTCCTAAAAATAAAGAGTCCAGACTCCAGAAGCCACCACTCAATCATCAATCGTGTATGATCATGGTTCACAGAAGAAGCACTGCAGCCTCCTTCTTGGAGGTTTTCTCACTGAACCCTCTGCCTTACCCGGTTCTGCTGTTCTTGGGAGTCATCTGTATCTTTCTTGGTCTCCAGTCGTACGTCTCTTACGAGTCAGTGGTAGAGACCGCTGAAGTAAACCTGGGATGGATAATGTTTGCCGTGCCGGTGGTCTTGATATTCCTCGTGCGGGCTTTGTCCAGCATGGACAGCCCGGAGAGGTTCTTTTGGGGTACTTCGCCGTGGGATCGGCATCGGAGGATGCAGTACTTTCGGCACCCGGAAGGGAGCTCGCCCTGGGGAGTGGCTGCCGTGATCCTGCTGCTGATTGTTTTGCTGCAATTTCAGTCTACTTTTCTTGATAGTTGGTTTATATGACCAGTAGTAGTTGTTCTTGTGGAAGATCAGTTCATAGTCCACTTTCTCGTGTGTTTTTGCAAGTATGTACAGCTTGTTGGTTGATAGTAATAATTGGTTTTGCGttactctttctttttttttttcttcttcttcgtgTACATGTATTAAAAGCAGGGAAATCTTTTGTTTGTTAAACTGTTACACGGTTGGATCAGACATCAGAGTGAGAGTTTGTCATCTTAGATGATGTTGGCGATTCATGATTGTTGAGTTGTACTCCATAATCCATACAGGGCCTGAAATTCTGCTGAAAATCTGCAACAAATggaaaagataaaaaggagagaaaaggaaGTTGCTGATCAATGGAGTAGTAAATAAATAGCTTAATGAGTATACAGATTGTCCATGCTTTTTGATGGCTTTCAACTTTCCTGAATTAGTTATTATTTGATGGTCTCAGAGCAGCATATCATTTGTTTGGAGATCTACGTGGTCATCATCCTTGACAGCCATTCTTGATGGAGCCCCATCAGTTGCTCCACTGATAGAGGTTTATTTATGGACTGATAAATGTTTTTTGGTTTATCATGCATGGTCGGCAGGTCTCTTGGTCGATATTTCAATGATCGTTATATGTGAGTGTGACCCAGGATTTATTATCTGAATCACAACTTGAATTGATTAGCAGTTTATATGGACTTTTGTTGTGGACATGGTGCATTGATTCCTGTTCCTGATTCTTGAAATTGATTAGTAGCGCAATAATAATACCATCATGATTCAAGGAAACAGATTCCAACGAGTAAAAAATCATGGTGGTAAAGGGTATCTTTTTTGAAGGAATGGTGGTTAAGCGTTCGTTGAAGGCAGATTATTTAATTTAAAGATGTTAATTAGATTCGCTCCCTCATGTTGCTGCATTTCTGCACTGGGCCATTTGTGCTCGGCCTAGTTCTATGCCTAAAGCAACTTTCAACTACATAGATCCAATTCCGTGATGCAACTCATAGGCCTGCATGGCGGCCCGACCACCACTGCCAGTGCTAGAAAAATATGTCGTCTTCCAAAACCGTCCTTGATATGAAAGCCAATGTCAgatcaaattttggaaaattttcaaccGGAATCACAGATGAACAAACGTAACAATTTTTTGGCAATTTACTATTCTAAGTAATGTTTCAATTTATTTGTAAAtaaacacacacacagagaTGCACACAACTCCTAGCTTGCAAGTTACTGCTGCCCTTCGGCTTACTAATCTGAGCTCCGCAGAGGGGTAAACCACATAGATTGAAATGATGATTGATAAGAAACCAACACTACGAGGATCCCCACCAACAAGGCAACACCCCATGGGAATCCGCCACTCTGATGTGCTGATGAACCGGGCCTGGGCTTTGGAGTCCCGAAGTTGAACCAGCCACCAGAAAAGCTAGGACGAATTAACAAGATTAGAAGGATGGGCACTAAGAAGAGGAGCAACTTCAAGTCGATGGTTGCAGGGCTTAGCTGCTCCCTGTAATTTGTGGATTGGGACAATGataacaagaaaataacaatGGCAAATATGGCCAGTAGCGGAAGCGGTGGCAAGGAGAGTGAGGCCATCGTCTGGCCTCTCCATCCTTGTTTCCATTCCGGACCCCTCCTGGAATAAAACCAATCCATCTCTCTCCTCTGTTGTTTTCTTACCATCTTTCGAGCATTTTGGAAGGATGATTTATAGTAGAAGATATTGAAGGCCTTTGGGATGCTTTACTTACTAGGAAGAGTTGCTTGGGAATATATGCTTTGAGTGTGGATTCTCCTTTTCTTTAACTAATGCTCACTCAAAGCTGCTGATGCTCTTAGTTCACTTGCCGCCCTAGTGCCAACATAAACGTACGCATACCCTTTTCCGTAGACGTGCACGGGATAACCCCAGCACTTGGCAAAGGTCAAGAAGCGATAATTTGAATGTTTTAGCACTAAGCTTCACTTATAAAACAAAACTCTGGCTcattttgaccaaaataaaaACTTGAATTCCTTTCAAAAGAACACTGCAGAAAATTAAACTGCTTATTTTAAGTAGCTATCTTTCAGTTCAGTGTATTTGCTCAGTAAACTTAGAAAACTCCACCCGGATTCTTGTGTGCAGCTTCTAGAGAGCCACATCATACTTTTGGTGGTGCTGCCAACCAAGAATAAATGGTAGAGCTCTCCCCCCATCTTCCACCTCCTCCTCCATGACAGAttgaaaaatattaaaaaaaaaaaaaaaagggataaccaaaaagaggaaatgaagatttataaataaataaaaaaaaaggctcGGGATTCAAACTTAATAAGCTTTCAAGTTCAAACCAGTCCACAACTTAAGTTCCGTAAGCATCACCAACAAGAAattccattttattttttgcccCCTCAAATATGAGAACAGAACAAACAAAATCCAACTCTTGATTCCTCTGCGCTTTATTTATATCTGAGCGAAAAATTTATGTTGCATAACATAAAATCACTCTGTTCCGGGAAGATCATACATGGTTGAACTCAAAACTTATTTTGTTACACCAAAAGCTAAAATTTTAGCATACAATCTCTATTATTTTATATAGTTGAAGCGAATTAAGTGCATCATTCAATGTATGGGACAAAGAAGTTGAACAGGATCAAAATCTGACCAAAAGATCCTGTTGCGCAATACTTATACCTCAGAAGATACTCCAATCCGCCTATCCTTTTGATGCCAAAAGCTACCTCAGAGGATCATGCAGCAACCTTTTTGGAAGTTACAGAATTAACAATTGTAGCAAACTCAGGTCCCTGCAGCCAATGAATCAAACATCAATTTTATGTTCCAGGTATgtgactctctctctctctctctctgctttCCCAACAGACACCACTCACCCTGCTAAACTCCCAATGCCCACTTTTAGGAGCCAAAAACACCAGCAACACTCAGAAATTCAAAGCATCCTCTTTCTAATATAAAGCTCCTTAAAAAACCATCTCTTAAAATGGAGAAGAAAACCTCAATAATCAAAATGCGCCAATTTTTATGAGATCACTAATCCCTGTCATTAAGAACAACAAATTCACTACCACATGTCTCTATGGATATTCAATTATTAACACCAAAGACAACACATGTAAAGGTTACTAAACAATAAGCATAGGATTGTATGCCTAAAAGCCTTCTGAATCTGATCGAATATAGCAAACAATTGCCAAATATAAGACTAGCATGCCAGCATGTCAAGGTATTGTGAACTAGCAAAATGAGATGAACTGTTGTCTCAAATGAAGATAAGAAGCGACAGTATTCAAAGTTGTGAAGCTGCATGAAATAAACAGCTTGCACTCATGGTAAGATAACATGTTGCTATCACTGGCACGAGAGAGCCTCTTCTCCTTGCTCACCCCAATCCCTTTTTGGCCAAACTTTGAAATATGTTAAATTTTCATTTGCTAGTCCACACCAAGTAAACAAACATAAAACCTAAACAGTAGACAGCAGAACTAGGTATAAATATCTAAAAGGCAGAATAGTACCTTTAAGGAAGCACCACCTACAAGAAATCCATCAATATCTTCTTGTTTTGCAAGATCAGCACAGTTGCTTCCATTAACAGAACCTGCAAAAAGATACTCAGTAGtctaataatataaaaaaaaaaaagggattcaACTATCAAAAATATTCTGAATCATCTGGAAAGCTCATGTCCGCTGGAGCAGAAACAAAGACAAGGACGACAAGGTCAATTGAATTCCTGACCCACAGCATTCTTTGAGATCATATACAGCAATAGTTAATGAAGCTGCACAGGAACAATAGCTTCTACTTTTCTTTTCGGTTCTTTTTTTTCGTCGGGGAGGGGGGAgtgagagatagagagagagagagagattagaCCTCCATAGATAATTCTTGTTTTAGAAGCAACTTCAGCTGAAACATTCTTAATAAGCCAATCACGAACAGCTACATGCACTTCCTGTGCTTGCTGAGGTGTGGCCACTTTACCAGTTCCAATAGCCCATACTGGCTCATAGGCAATAACAACATCATCCCAGCTTGGTACAGCATCTGCAATATCATGAATTATATGTGACATTAAAATTGATAACCAtcatgttttcttttttgatgGTCCATGTCCCACTTAAACATTT contains:
- the LOC113762030 gene encoding uncharacterized protein LOC113762030; this encodes MIMVHRRSTAASFLEVFSLNPLPYPVLLFLGVICIFLGLQSYVSYESVVETAEVNLGWIMFAVPVVLIFLVRALSSMDSPERFFWGTSPWDRHRRMQYFRHPEGSSPWGVAAVILLLIVLLQFQSTFLDSWFI
- the LOC113762960 gene encoding uncharacterized protein LOC113762960; its protein translation is MVRKQQRREMDWFYSRRGPEWKQGWRGQTMASLSLPPLPLLAIFAIVIFLLSLSQSTNYREQLSPATIDLKLLLFLVPILLILLIRPSFSGGWFNFGTPKPRPGSSAHQSGGFPWGVALLVGILVVLVSYQSSFQSMWFTPLRSSD